A genomic window from Microbacterium sp. ET2 includes:
- a CDS encoding arginine--tRNA ligase has protein sequence MNPDTLSATLLDVIAPLAEARRPGASEGLTAADLVLERPKNRDHGDWASNAALKLSKTVGANPREFAGEIAERLREVGGIAGVEVAGPGFINIRLDAAAAGALAKQIVDAGEAYGTNDSQHGNTINLEFVSANPTGPMHIGHTRWAALGDSMARLLQASGATLAREFYVNDAGAQMERFGRSVLASAKGEPTPEDGYPGSYIDDLARRVLAAEPELLSLPDDEQLALARDKAYEYQLGDLQASLEKFNVHFDVFFSERSLHAPGPDGAPSLVDQALDRLRAQGHVFDDEGAVWVRTTDFGDDKDRVIRRSNGEYTYFAADAAYYLNKGDRGFAHKIYLLGADHHGYVHRLKALAGAAGDDPEKDIEVLIGQLVSINGARLSKRAGNIIELDDLRDWIGTDALRYSLARYPADSPLTLDPEILRKRTNDNPVFYVQYAHARTHNVSRNAADSGVDRSEFAPELLTHETESALLGALQEFPRVVAFAAEVREPHRVARYLEELAGLYHRWYDNCRVIPLGDQPVESVHRTRLWVNDATGQVLRNGLTLLGVSAPERM, from the coding sequence ATGAATCCCGACACGCTCTCCGCCACCCTGCTCGATGTCATCGCCCCGCTGGCCGAGGCCCGACGTCCGGGTGCGAGCGAGGGTCTGACGGCGGCCGACCTGGTTCTCGAGCGGCCGAAGAATCGAGATCACGGCGACTGGGCTTCCAACGCCGCACTGAAACTGTCGAAGACCGTCGGGGCGAACCCGCGCGAGTTCGCCGGTGAGATCGCCGAGCGCCTCCGCGAGGTCGGCGGGATCGCGGGGGTGGAGGTGGCAGGACCCGGCTTCATCAACATCCGACTGGATGCCGCCGCCGCCGGCGCCCTGGCGAAGCAGATCGTCGACGCGGGGGAGGCCTACGGCACCAACGACTCCCAGCACGGCAACACGATCAACCTGGAGTTCGTCAGCGCCAATCCCACCGGTCCGATGCACATCGGGCATACGCGGTGGGCGGCGCTCGGCGACTCGATGGCTCGGCTGCTGCAGGCCAGCGGCGCAACCCTGGCCCGCGAGTTCTACGTCAACGACGCCGGCGCCCAGATGGAGCGGTTCGGTCGCTCGGTGCTGGCCTCGGCCAAGGGCGAGCCGACCCCCGAGGACGGCTATCCCGGCTCGTACATCGACGACCTCGCCCGGCGGGTGCTCGCCGCGGAGCCCGAGCTGCTCTCGCTTCCCGACGACGAGCAGCTCGCCCTCGCGCGCGATAAGGCCTACGAATACCAGCTCGGCGATCTGCAGGCGTCGCTGGAGAAGTTCAACGTGCACTTCGACGTGTTCTTCAGCGAGCGCAGCCTCCACGCCCCCGGCCCCGACGGGGCACCGAGCCTGGTCGACCAGGCTCTGGACCGGTTGCGGGCCCAGGGGCACGTGTTCGACGACGAGGGTGCGGTCTGGGTGCGCACCACCGACTTCGGCGACGACAAAGACCGGGTGATCCGCCGGTCCAACGGCGAGTACACCTACTTCGCCGCCGACGCGGCGTATTACCTGAACAAGGGCGACCGAGGGTTCGCGCACAAGATCTACCTCCTCGGAGCCGATCACCACGGGTACGTGCACCGTCTCAAGGCCCTGGCGGGCGCAGCGGGCGACGACCCCGAGAAGGACATCGAGGTGCTCATCGGTCAGCTCGTCTCGATCAACGGCGCCCGGCTGTCCAAGCGTGCGGGCAACATCATCGAGCTCGACGACCTCCGGGATTGGATCGGCACCGACGCGCTGCGCTACTCGCTGGCGCGCTACCCGGCCGATTCCCCGCTGACGCTCGACCCCGAGATCCTGCGCAAGCGCACGAACGACAACCCCGTCTTCTACGTGCAGTACGCCCACGCCCGCACCCACAACGTCTCGCGCAACGCCGCGGACTCCGGGGTGGACCGGTCGGAGTTCGCCCCGGAGCTGCTGACGCACGAGACCGAGTCGGCGCTGCTCGGCGCCCTTCAGGAATTCCCCCGCGTCGTGGCGTTCGCCGCCGAGGTGCGGGAGCCCCACCGCGTCGCCCGCTACCTCGAGGAGCTCGCCGGGCTCTACCACCGCTGGTACGACAACTGCCGCGTCATCCCGCTGGGCGATCAGCCCGTCGAGTCGGTGCACCGCACCCGCCTGTGGGTGAACGACGCCACCGGCCAGGTGCTCCGCAACGGCCTGACGCTCCTCGGTGTCTCGGCTCCCGAGCGGATGTAG
- a CDS encoding DUF2993 domain-containing protein, with protein sequence MTAGDTQPTRPLPEWAVATEPPARRRRRVWPWLLAVLFVAGLAVAAWFVGEAIARDLVKSTVREQVITALDLPADQPIDVEVDGAVLPQLIRGSLDDLTISSDDVTIGPLTGDIDVRTQGVPIRGDADLEAGSGSVTLDRAQLQSLLTGLEGFPDGAEVDLDAPDVRLSTSFPVFGIEVPVTVAVIPSAVDGDLALTPSAVEVAGAELTADGVRQQFGGLVDGLLRDWTICIAGDLPAGITLTGLAVDGDRLIGAFDIDPAIVRDASLQENGTCA encoded by the coding sequence GTGACTGCCGGCGACACCCAGCCGACCCGGCCACTCCCGGAGTGGGCGGTCGCCACCGAGCCGCCCGCGCGGCGTCGCCGGCGGGTCTGGCCGTGGCTGCTGGCGGTCCTGTTCGTCGCGGGCCTCGCCGTCGCGGCCTGGTTCGTGGGGGAGGCGATCGCGCGCGACCTCGTCAAGAGCACCGTCCGGGAGCAGGTGATCACCGCCCTCGACCTTCCCGCCGACCAGCCGATCGACGTCGAGGTCGACGGCGCCGTCCTTCCTCAGCTCATCCGCGGCAGCCTCGACGACCTCACCATCTCCTCCGACGACGTCACGATCGGTCCTCTGACCGGTGACATCGACGTGCGCACCCAGGGAGTGCCGATCCGCGGTGACGCCGACCTCGAGGCCGGGAGTGGATCGGTCACCCTCGATCGCGCGCAGCTTCAGAGCCTGCTCACCGGACTCGAGGGGTTCCCCGACGGTGCCGAGGTGGACCTGGACGCTCCGGATGTCCGTCTGTCGACGTCCTTCCCCGTGTTCGGGATCGAGGTACCGGTCACGGTCGCGGTCATCCCCTCGGCTGTGGACGGCGACCTCGCCCTCACTCCGTCGGCGGTCGAGGTCGCGGGAGCGGAGCTGACCGCCGATGGGGTGCGGCAGCAGTTCGGCGGCCTCGTCGACGGGCTGCTGCGGGACTGGACCATCTGCATCGCCGGCGATCTGCCCGCGGGCATCACCCTCACCGGCCTCGCCGTCGACGGAGACCGGCTCATCGGGGCTTTCGACATCGACCCGGCCATTGTCCGCGACGCGTCCCTGCAGGAGAACGGCACGTGCGCCTGA
- the lysA gene encoding diaminopimelate decarboxylase, whose protein sequence is MSAAPSPGSSPARVVPADPNALAAGVWPGRAHRGDDGELVLGGVAATALAVQFGTPLYVMDESEVREHARRVRDAFEGAAAAHGTTVRVYYAGKAFLSTEIVRWVTAEGLGVDVASGGELAIAIAGGADAAAVGFHGNNKSVAELERAIDLGVGSIVVDSHIEIERLASLTARADAPRTGPQTVFVRVNSGVHAETHSFLATAHEDQKFGFALHDAPAAVARIREIPGLRFGGLHSHIGSQIFGVAGFREAASRLIDLHAALLDEGDVPALNLGGGFGIAYTEADEPTDIADLAAAIVGAVAEECAARGIPVPRLAFEPGRSIVGQAGVTLYEVGTVKPVHLESGVDRLYVSVDGGMSDNARTALYGAQYSARVASRTSTADPALSRVVGKHCEAGDIVVDVEYLPGDVAPGDLLAVPATGAYCYSLASNYNAVPRPPVVAVRDGQARLIVRGETVDDLLARDVGAAVRPADASTKGPHA, encoded by the coding sequence GTGTCCGCCGCCCCATCGCCCGGCTCGTCTCCCGCTCGAGTCGTGCCCGCCGATCCGAACGCCCTCGCCGCCGGCGTGTGGCCCGGGCGCGCCCACCGCGGCGATGACGGAGAGCTCGTGCTGGGCGGAGTCGCGGCGACCGCGCTGGCGGTGCAATTCGGCACCCCGCTGTACGTGATGGACGAGTCCGAGGTACGTGAGCACGCCCGGCGGGTGCGCGACGCCTTCGAGGGCGCGGCCGCCGCGCACGGCACGACAGTGCGCGTCTACTACGCGGGAAAGGCGTTCCTGTCGACCGAGATCGTGCGGTGGGTCACCGCAGAGGGCCTGGGCGTCGACGTCGCCAGCGGCGGGGAACTCGCCATCGCGATCGCGGGCGGAGCGGATGCCGCGGCTGTGGGTTTCCACGGCAACAACAAGAGCGTCGCCGAGCTCGAGCGAGCGATCGACCTGGGCGTCGGCTCCATCGTCGTGGACAGCCACATCGAGATTGAGCGGCTGGCTTCTCTGACCGCGCGCGCCGACGCGCCGCGCACCGGTCCTCAGACCGTGTTCGTGCGCGTCAACAGCGGAGTGCACGCCGAGACCCACTCGTTCCTCGCCACCGCGCACGAGGACCAGAAGTTCGGCTTCGCCCTGCACGACGCTCCCGCCGCGGTCGCGCGGATCCGGGAGATCCCGGGCTTGCGCTTCGGCGGGTTGCACTCCCACATCGGGTCGCAGATCTTCGGGGTCGCCGGGTTCCGCGAGGCCGCCTCGCGCCTCATCGACCTGCACGCGGCGCTGCTCGATGAGGGCGACGTCCCCGCCCTGAACCTCGGCGGCGGGTTCGGCATCGCCTACACCGAGGCCGACGAGCCGACCGACATCGCGGACCTCGCCGCGGCGATCGTCGGTGCGGTCGCCGAGGAGTGCGCGGCCCGCGGCATCCCCGTTCCCCGCCTCGCTTTCGAGCCCGGACGCTCCATCGTGGGCCAAGCGGGGGTGACCCTGTACGAAGTCGGCACGGTCAAGCCCGTGCATCTCGAGTCGGGCGTCGATCGGCTGTACGTGAGCGTCGACGGCGGAATGAGCGACAACGCCCGCACCGCGCTGTACGGTGCGCAGTACTCCGCCCGTGTCGCCTCGCGCACGAGCACCGCCGACCCTGCGCTCAGCCGGGTCGTGGGCAAGCACTGCGAGGCCGGCGACATCGTGGTCGACGTCGAATACCTTCCGGGCGACGTGGCCCCCGGTGATCTGCTCGCCGTCCCCGCGACCGGCGCCTACTGCTACTCGCTCGCGAGCAACTACAACGCCGTACCCCGGCCCCCGGTCGTCGCCGTGCGCGACGGCCAGGCCCGGCTCATCGTCCGCGGCGAGACCGTGGACGACCTCCTCGCCCGAGACGTCGGCGCCGCGGTGCGGCCGGCCGACGCATCAACGAAGGGACCCCATGCCTGA
- a CDS encoding homoserine dehydrogenase, which yields MPDYRRLRVALLGAGAVGSQVAALLRLHSAELADRAGASLELAGIAVRNLDAPRETDLPKELFTTDAESLIVGADIVIELMGGIEPARTYLLQAINSGADVVTANKALLATHGPEIFDAADQVGAQVYYEAAAAGAIPIIRPLRDSLAGDRVQRIMGIVNGTTNYILDRMDTEGAEFADVLADAQRLGYAEADPTADVEGYDAAQKAAILASLAFHTSVPLESVHREGITGIDKAMMDAARHAGLVIKLLAVCERLRDADDSESISVRVYPALIDRAHPLASVHGANNAVFVQAEAAGNLMFYGAGAGGVQTASAVLGDVVSAARRHIAGGVGVGESTRANLAVVPIGRVTTRYQITLEVDDQPGVLATVAGILSEGRVSIATVEQTVAGEPVPGGGIAPQTPENTARLVIGTHKAKEQDLSETVARLAGSGVVERVVSVLRVEGE from the coding sequence ATGCCTGACTACCGTCGCCTGCGCGTGGCGCTCCTGGGAGCCGGCGCCGTCGGCTCGCAGGTCGCCGCGCTGCTGCGTCTGCACAGCGCCGAGCTCGCCGATCGGGCCGGTGCCAGCCTCGAGCTCGCCGGCATTGCGGTGCGCAACCTCGACGCGCCGCGCGAGACCGACCTGCCCAAGGAGCTGTTCACCACCGACGCCGAGAGCCTCATCGTCGGCGCCGACATCGTGATCGAGCTCATGGGCGGGATCGAGCCGGCACGCACCTACCTGCTGCAGGCGATCAACTCCGGCGCCGACGTCGTCACGGCCAACAAGGCGCTCCTCGCCACCCACGGCCCCGAGATCTTCGACGCCGCCGACCAGGTCGGAGCGCAGGTGTACTACGAAGCGGCCGCGGCGGGCGCGATCCCGATCATCCGGCCGCTGCGCGACTCGCTCGCCGGCGACCGCGTGCAGCGCATCATGGGCATCGTCAACGGCACGACCAACTACATCCTCGACCGCATGGACACCGAGGGAGCAGAGTTCGCCGACGTGCTCGCCGACGCGCAGCGTCTCGGGTATGCCGAGGCCGACCCGACGGCGGATGTGGAGGGCTACGACGCCGCACAGAAGGCCGCGATCCTGGCGAGCCTGGCCTTCCACACCTCGGTTCCGCTGGAGTCGGTTCACCGTGAGGGCATCACGGGCATCGATAAGGCGATGATGGATGCCGCGCGGCACGCCGGCCTCGTGATCAAGCTTCTCGCCGTCTGCGAGCGGCTGCGCGATGCCGACGACTCCGAGTCGATCTCGGTGCGGGTGTACCCCGCGCTCATCGACCGCGCCCACCCCCTCGCCAGCGTCCACGGCGCCAACAACGCCGTGTTCGTCCAGGCCGAAGCCGCGGGCAACCTCATGTTCTACGGCGCGGGGGCCGGCGGCGTGCAGACCGCCTCCGCCGTTCTCGGCGATGTGGTCTCCGCCGCTCGGCGTCACATCGCCGGCGGCGTGGGCGTGGGGGAGTCCACCCGTGCCAACCTCGCCGTCGTGCCGATCGGCCGGGTCACCACGCGCTACCAGATCACCCTCGAAGTCGACGATCAGCCGGGGGTGCTCGCCACGGTGGCGGGCATCCTGTCCGAGGGCCGTGTGTCGATCGCGACCGTCGAGCAGACGGTCGCCGGCGAACCCGTCCCCGGCGGCGGCATCGCGCCCCAGACCCCCGAGAACACCGCGCGCCTGGTCATCGGCACGCACAAAGCCAAGGAGCAGGACCTGAGCGAGACCGTGGCACGATTGGCCGGCAGCGGCGTCGTCGAGCGGGTCGTGTCGGTGCTGCGAGTGGAAGGAGAGTGA
- the thrC gene encoding threonine synthase → MAHVWRGVLREYADRLGVTDDSTVVTLGEGGTPLLPAPALSRRTGADVWVKYEGMNPTGSFKDRGMTVALSRAVEHGAKAVICASTGNTSASAAAYAAHAGITAAVLVPEGKIAMGKLSQAVAHQGRLIQIRGNFDDCLEIARELADNYPVHLVNSVNPDRIEGQKTAAYEVVEVLGDAPDFHFIPVGNAGNYTAYSRGYREEVERGVATRVPRMFGFQAAGSAPLVTGSVVRHPETIASAIRIGNPASWQFAIEEREATDGYFGAIDDERILAAQKLLSGEVGIFVEPASAISVAGLLDRAEAGVIPAGSRVVLTVTGHGLKDPQWALRNADGSEVQPTVVDAATTEVASVLELAPVAAPA, encoded by the coding sequence ATGGCGCACGTCTGGCGGGGAGTCCTCCGCGAATACGCCGATCGACTGGGAGTGACCGACGACTCCACCGTGGTCACCCTGGGAGAGGGAGGCACACCCCTTCTGCCGGCCCCGGCGCTGTCCCGGCGCACGGGCGCCGACGTCTGGGTCAAGTACGAGGGGATGAACCCCACCGGATCGTTCAAGGACCGAGGCATGACGGTCGCCCTCTCACGCGCCGTCGAGCACGGCGCGAAGGCGGTCATCTGCGCGTCCACGGGCAACACCTCCGCCTCGGCGGCGGCCTACGCCGCGCACGCCGGCATCACCGCGGCCGTCCTCGTGCCCGAGGGCAAGATCGCCATGGGCAAGCTCAGCCAGGCTGTCGCACACCAGGGCCGGCTCATCCAGATCCGCGGCAATTTCGACGACTGCCTTGAGATCGCGCGCGAGCTCGCCGACAACTACCCCGTGCATCTGGTGAACTCGGTCAACCCCGACCGCATCGAAGGCCAGAAGACCGCGGCGTACGAGGTCGTCGAGGTGCTCGGCGATGCGCCGGACTTCCACTTCATCCCCGTCGGCAACGCCGGCAACTACACCGCCTACTCGCGCGGCTACCGCGAGGAGGTCGAGCGGGGCGTGGCCACGCGGGTGCCCCGGATGTTCGGGTTCCAGGCGGCCGGCAGCGCGCCGCTGGTGACCGGCTCGGTGGTGCGTCATCCCGAGACGATCGCCAGCGCCATCCGGATCGGAAACCCCGCGTCGTGGCAGTTCGCCATCGAAGAGCGCGAGGCCACCGACGGCTACTTCGGGGCCATCGACGACGAGCGCATCCTCGCCGCGCAGAAGCTCCTCTCGGGAGAGGTCGGCATCTTCGTCGAGCCCGCGTCGGCGATCAGCGTCGCCGGGCTGCTCGACCGCGCCGAGGCCGGTGTCATCCCCGCCGGGTCGCGCGTGGTGCTCACCGTCACGGGGCACGGGCTGAAGGACCCGCAGTGGGCGCTGCGCAATGCCGACGGCTCCGAGGTGCAGCCGACGGTCGTCGACGCCGCGACCACCGAGGTCGCCTCGGTCCTCGAGCTCGCCCCCGTCGCGGCGCCGGCGTGA
- the thrB gene encoding homoserine kinase yields MSGVPVGREVVVRVPATSANLGPGFDTLGLALSVYDELTVTALEPGRLEIEVEGQGAEGVPRDGSHLVVTAIRYAFDAVGREMPGLSLRAVNVIPHGRGLGSSGAAVVSGLLAAKGLLAGDVDLDDDTLLHLATEMEGHPDNVAPALFGGLTIAWVDNGRPQHKKLLVHRGVAPLVFVPEFTMSTSVARSLQPLQVPREDAVFNVSRSALLIAALTQSPELLLAATEDKLHQNYRAQAMPDTDRLVRALRAVGFAAVVSGAGPSVLVLADGPGRRLEAVDVAQRATDTPWEALMLAVDVKGGTVREYAEGST; encoded by the coding sequence GTGAGCGGGGTGCCCGTGGGGCGAGAAGTCGTCGTGCGGGTGCCGGCGACGAGTGCGAACCTCGGCCCCGGATTCGACACTCTCGGCCTCGCGCTCAGCGTCTACGACGAGCTGACCGTCACCGCGCTCGAACCCGGTCGCCTCGAGATCGAGGTCGAGGGGCAGGGTGCGGAGGGTGTCCCGCGGGATGGCTCGCACCTGGTGGTGACCGCCATCCGCTACGCGTTCGACGCGGTCGGGCGCGAGATGCCGGGGCTGAGCCTGCGCGCCGTGAACGTCATCCCGCACGGACGGGGACTCGGGTCCTCGGGCGCGGCGGTCGTCTCAGGCCTCCTCGCGGCCAAAGGGCTCCTCGCCGGTGACGTCGATCTGGATGACGACACCCTCCTCCACCTGGCCACCGAGATGGAGGGCCACCCCGACAACGTCGCGCCGGCGCTCTTCGGCGGACTCACGATCGCCTGGGTCGACAACGGACGCCCGCAGCACAAGAAGCTGCTCGTGCATCGGGGTGTCGCACCGCTGGTGTTCGTCCCGGAGTTCACGATGTCGACGTCGGTCGCGCGGAGTCTGCAGCCTCTTCAGGTGCCGCGCGAAGACGCGGTGTTCAACGTGTCGCGGTCGGCGCTGCTGATCGCCGCGCTGACTCAGAGCCCTGAGCTGCTGCTCGCGGCCACCGAGGACAAGCTGCACCAGAACTACCGCGCGCAGGCGATGCCCGACACCGACAGGCTGGTGCGGGCGCTCCGAGCCGTCGGCTTCGCCGCGGTGGTCTCCGGAGCAGGCCCCAGCGTCCTCGTGCTCGCCGACGGACCGGGTCGGCGCCTCGAAGCGGTAGACGTCGCGCAGCGCGCCACCGACACCCCGTGGGAGGCCCTCATGCTGGCCGTCGACGTCAAGGGTGGTACAGTGAGGGAGTACGCGGAGGGTTCCACGTGA
- the rho gene encoding transcription termination factor Rho, translating to MESISEVHTPDDTTDERADAPEAAATDPNTTPDNQAEAAESEGAAPADAEETTDAAAEATPSDEPAAQPADAAAEAPAADAAPADEAPADVAAAEAPAEAPADDAPAETAPRKRAPRRAKTEGATATTRPKRTRATKAEKAAAVDATAADQPAADQPAADETATSATEAAPSAEDTADDAASTPNAADTADGPAEAPSDDSTTEDDEAAPTAEKSDDASSSSEGGADAGSRDDNADETPSRGRSRNRNRNRNRGGQNGNAQETGNGQGGQNQGGQNQGGSGRGAQNQNAAVAANAGPDASDDDTSSTGGRGRQRNKRRGQGQVDEFETEVNEDDVLIPIAGILDVLDNYAFVRTTGYLPGPQDVYVSLGQVKKYNLRKGDAVVGSIKQPREGEQSSRQKYNALVKVDAVNGLSVDDAAERVEFGKLTPLYPQERLRLETAPEKLTQRIIDLVAPIGKGQRGLIVAPPKAGKTIVLQQIANAIAINNPEVHLMVVLVDERPEEVTDMQRTVKGEVIASTFDRPAEDHTTVAELAIERAKRLVELGRDVVVLLDSITRLGRAYNISAPTSGRVLTGGVDASALYPPKRFFGAARNIENGGSLTILATALVETGSKMDEVIFEEFKGTGNSELRLNRQLADKRIFPAVDVNASSTRREEMLMSADEVKITWKLRRALAGLDPQQALEVVLGKLKETGSNVEFLVQMQKSMPAPAQGGHGGHGSSHGHDNSIR from the coding sequence GTGGAGTCCATCTCCGAGGTCCACACCCCTGACGACACCACCGACGAGCGCGCCGACGCGCCCGAGGCGGCCGCCACGGACCCGAACACCACCCCTGACAACCAGGCCGAGGCCGCCGAGTCCGAAGGCGCCGCTCCGGCGGACGCGGAAGAGACGACGGACGCCGCCGCCGAGGCGACGCCGTCCGACGAGCCCGCCGCCCAGCCCGCCGATGCCGCTGCGGAGGCACCGGCCGCCGATGCGGCCCCCGCCGACGAGGCGCCTGCCGACGTCGCCGCCGCGGAGGCGCCTGCCGAGGCACCTGCCGACGACGCGCCCGCCGAGACCGCGCCGCGTAAGCGAGCGCCCCGTCGGGCCAAGACCGAGGGCGCCACGGCGACCACTCGCCCCAAGCGCACCCGCGCCACCAAGGCGGAGAAGGCTGCTGCGGTCGACGCGACCGCCGCTGACCAGCCCGCCGCTGACCAGCCCGCTGCGGATGAGACCGCGACCTCAGCTACCGAGGCGGCGCCTTCTGCCGAGGACACGGCCGACGACGCCGCATCCACGCCGAACGCCGCCGACACCGCTGATGGTCCGGCGGAGGCTCCTTCGGATGACAGCACGACCGAGGATGACGAGGCGGCGCCGACCGCCGAGAAGTCCGACGACGCGTCGTCCTCGTCCGAGGGTGGCGCCGACGCGGGGAGCCGTGACGACAACGCCGACGAGACCCCCTCGCGCGGCCGGAGCCGCAACCGCAATCGCAACCGCAACCGCGGCGGCCAGAACGGCAACGCGCAGGAGACCGGCAACGGCCAGGGCGGCCAGAACCAGGGCGGCCAGAATCAGGGCGGCAGCGGGCGCGGAGCGCAGAACCAGAACGCCGCGGTCGCCGCGAACGCCGGCCCCGACGCGTCCGATGACGACACCTCCTCGACGGGCGGCCGCGGTCGTCAGCGCAACAAGCGCCGCGGGCAGGGTCAGGTCGACGAGTTCGAGACCGAGGTCAACGAGGACGACGTCCTCATCCCGATCGCGGGCATCCTCGACGTGCTCGACAACTACGCCTTCGTCCGCACCACCGGCTACCTCCCCGGTCCGCAGGACGTCTACGTCTCGCTGGGTCAGGTGAAGAAGTACAACCTGCGCAAGGGCGACGCCGTCGTCGGCTCGATCAAGCAGCCGCGCGAGGGCGAGCAGTCCAGTCGGCAGAAGTACAACGCGCTGGTCAAGGTCGACGCGGTCAACGGCCTGTCGGTCGACGACGCCGCGGAGCGCGTCGAGTTCGGCAAGCTCACGCCGCTGTACCCGCAGGAGCGCCTGCGCCTGGAGACGGCGCCCGAGAAGCTTACACAGCGGATCATCGACCTCGTCGCCCCCATCGGCAAGGGTCAGCGCGGTCTCATCGTCGCGCCGCCGAAGGCCGGCAAGACGATCGTGCTGCAGCAGATCGCGAACGCCATCGCGATCAACAACCCCGAGGTGCACCTCATGGTCGTGCTCGTCGACGAGCGGCCCGAAGAGGTCACCGACATGCAGCGCACGGTGAAGGGCGAGGTCATCGCCTCGACCTTCGACCGTCCCGCCGAGGACCACACCACGGTCGCCGAGCTCGCGATCGAACGCGCGAAGCGCCTGGTGGAGCTCGGTCGCGACGTCGTCGTGCTGCTGGACTCGATCACGCGCCTCGGCCGTGCCTACAACATCTCCGCGCCCACCTCGGGTCGCGTGCTCACCGGCGGGGTCGACGCGTCGGCCCTGTACCCGCCCAAGCGGTTCTTCGGCGCCGCGCGCAACATCGAGAACGGCGGGTCGCTCACGATCCTCGCCACCGCGCTGGTGGAGACCGGCTCGAAGATGGACGAGGTGATCTTCGAGGAGTTCAAGGGCACCGGCAACAGCGAGCTGCGTCTGAACCGTCAGCTCGCCGACAAGCGCATCTTCCCCGCCGTCGACGTCAACGCTTCGTCGACGCGTCGCGAAGAGATGCTGATGTCGGCCGACGAGGTCAAGATCACCTGGAAGCTCCGGCGCGCACTCGCGGGCCTGGACCCCCAGCAGGCGCTGGAGGTCGTGCTCGGCAAGCTCAAGGAGACCGGCTCGAACGTCGAGTTCCTCGTGCAGATGCAGAAGTCGATGCCGGCGCCCGCGCAGGGCGGTCACGGCGGCCACGGCAGCAGCCACGGTCACGACAACAGCATCCGCTGA